ATTCTAATTGTAACAAATCTGCAGCAATACACATGCCTACATCTAGCCCTAACTGAAAGTAGAAACAGTAACATGTCACTCAATTAACCTAAAGATGACTCTGTAAGCACTTTAAGTCTGCGTACAGCAAACGATCTCTGGCACTTTTTGAGAGACTGAATCTCTTTCGATTCCGCGTCCTGTGCAGTTCGAGTTAACAGCTAATCAATCAAAGGTCAAAACAAATGAAGCGTAAAATGTTTGCTTGTTCGGCATTACATATCACAACAGAAAATTGCGAGACTCTGCGGTAATAGCCTATATGTCAAGACTTATTTCAACTCCTGTTGAATTTCATCATAAAAAAACCACTCAATAACAAGCTCAGACTTGTTAACCTGATTGGCCCGAATCACCTCAGAGACTAATGACGCACTGGGAGTGAATTTGATTATTGGGGCAGCAGCAGTTCCTTCATTTGCAGTTCACATAAACAATATTTCAGGCGTGAATTATCTTCAGAAAGAAGTCataagagacagagacagtatAATAAGGCTTATTGAGCGATTTATTTTTGGCAATATAATGATTTGGATGGTTAGTTGTTTGTGCTTTCAGAATGTCAGAATGCTGAGTCTATAGCCTATACCTTCCGAAAACACAAGCCACACCTACAACTagttataaataaatactgaGCCAACTTTCATTTCAGATTAGACGCTACAAAGGAAAGTGCGCACCATTTTTCCTAATACTGAAAAGGTCTTTTTCACAGTCATGAAAGTCCTTCTACTTGCTGCAGTGGTCGCCCTGATTCATGGCAGTTAtggtaaatatattatattatgtcatGTACTGTTATACAATCTCCTCAAATCATTTAATGATATTGCTGCTCTAATGTTATATTGGTTTAATCTTCAAGTGTGGTtctgttttttcctctttcaaaaataggctatatttatacagttgttgttgttgggtgtttttgtttgtgtgtgtgtgtgtgtgtgtgtgtgtgtgtgtgtgtgtgtgtgtgtgtgcgagcgagcgagcgagcgtGTGTTCctgcctgtttgtctgcctgcctgtctgtttctGAGTGCGTATGTCCTCTAgagaaaacactttattttctctTCTGTCACACTGATGGGTTTTCCCCTGGTGGTTACAAGGCTCACACTCAAACAGGAAATGGTTTGGAATTATCAAGGGACTGACGAGAAGTacaattaaatattttgtgtgtttagaCATACTGTTTACAGAGAcctgtttacaaaaaaaatctttactgTGAAAAACTAATGTCAACTGTTTTGTAGTGCAAGAATTATTTCCTGAggtgaaaagaaaaagtaatagcCTCTGTTGTAACATGCGTCAGTAAAGTGGAAGAACCTGTTGCTGGTCATGTGGCCATGGTGAAGTATTGGCAGTTTTCCCACAGGAGCCTGAAACAAATGTCAGGAAGAGGGAGCGGTTGTTTTCACAGTTAGCTAGATCCCTAGCGAGCCCCTGTCTATTCATGTTATGATCAATAACCTGCATGTGTAATCTCTGtccacatgcagccactttgcTCATTAAAGGGCCAACCCAGCCAGTTCTGGAGGGAGAGCAATTCACACTGGAGTGTCTGTACTCAGACTCTGAACTCAACATCAGTGAGGTCCATTTCGAGGTCTTCTCCAAGGTAAGCCAAATGGGTCGGTGGGTTTCAGAGGAAATAGAGGAAAGAAgtggttcattttcaaagtTCAAGACCATCCTCTCACTGTTATTTGGGCTTGCTTACAACACTGCAGTGTTGGTAAGAAAGGCCAAAGTGCTCAAGGGTTTTTGTTGCTATTATCTGaattattgtaaaataaatgtgaaattgATTTAATACCTTTTTGTAGTTGTGAAAAAAGATTGATcatttcattatgtttttgtttttttttacatacaggCTGATACTGTACATAACAAAAGAAGGCTCACTGAACAGAGTGCAGTCATAGCATTTATAGCCCAAACTTATTTGCAATGGTTGTCCCTATATGGACATTTAACTTCTCTATGTAAATATCACATCATCGAGCAGCTGGCTGCTGTGTGGTTCAACACAGTGGAGAATTGTACAAagaccataacacatgaaatatATCCATCTGATAACTCCTCAAAGTAATGTTGTGTGATTATTCAAAATAAATCTGTCACTGTATGTTTTCAGTAGTGCATTTgtgaagtaaataaaaaaaaaccttaataaAGCTTATTAaaactctttctttctttcccttcaCCAGCACATGCAGAGCTGGCGTACAGTTTGGGAGCGATCTTGGTGCTACTATTCGATGGAAATTgagcagactgcagaaagtCTCCTGCTGTCTATCCCCCGTGCAGGAAGTTTCTATGAGGGGCACTACCGCTGTGTGTCCGACAACGAAAATGTGACTGCACCAGACAACTCCTCCCAGCCACTGGCTGTAAAAGTGCATTGTGAGTGCCTGGTTGATAATGGGTAGGAGCTGTGTGCTGAAAGCCTGTGGAACAATGACTCTGTGACACTGTATTTGCCTTTTCCGTGTCCTGTAGAAGTCATAGAGATTTCTGCAGGAATCTGACAATAAGCTAGGTAAATATGTGACTTGCAAATAAGATACACAGCttctgtgtttcactttccaaTAAGGAAACGCGTGGAATTGCTGAGAATACTGACATTTTACTGACAAAGAAGGAAGTATAAAAAACACCATTGGTTAACAGTGTACGCAAGAAGACTGAACAAAGAGACTCTGAAACCTTGCAATTTCCTTCTTATTTCTAACCAGCATGAGGTAAAGACAATTTTACAGATATGGACTGAGCTTTCTTCACAGTGAGGGatagaaaaacacattaatagTTAATAAGACAAGACATATCTATGCAATGCAGCTGCAGAGGGTGTACGACAAAACAACTGCAAAAAGTACAGATCCAGTGAAAGCCTTGTGTTGCTATGATAGGTTGACTACAGTTGTTTCATTTATCTTTCACTCCAAGCAAACAAACAGGCATTCTCCTGGCAGGGCTCAGGTTTGAAGCTATCAGTGTAGGACACACAATTGCATGAAACGGCATCCATGGCGTAGCTGTAGTCAGATTATCAGTGTCCTCTATCTTCTCAGTGGCCATCAAATCGACTGTAATGCTGTTTGATAGGCTCCTCAGCCTCATGGGGGGAATCAATAAGAGGCAAAGATTAGAATGGGCTAAAGGACTGAAGGAGccgggggaggagagagaagccaAGAGCTGGATGGACGTGGGCCATGTATTGAGATGGAAGATGGGTCATTATTCACAACACTGCCTCTCTAAAGACTTCGATAAGATGAAGCCTATTATCATTAATATTGATTACTTGGTACCACTGGGAGGTATTCATACTTGagcctatataaatatatattctcaAAAGATCTGAGTGTTTAGCAGCTGCTAACACTGCAAACACGTGTTCAGTCACGTCCCAAACTCTTGAAGAGGTAGCTTCAGCGTACATGACATTTTGTTGCTTCATTAATGCTCGATCGTTCTTCCTTATTCCCCCTGGGTTGTAGATATGGGGGAGCTGTCACTGTCCAGGGAAGGCTACACCAGCTACCTGGGTGTCCCACAGGAGCTGAAGGTGCGACTCGGGGATGATGTGGTGGTGAAGTGCTCCGCCAGCTCATCAGAGGAGCCGAGCTACTACTGGAATAAAGACGTGAGGAAGCCTTTAGGATTGTGCATAGTGGCAGTGTCCTCATTATGCTTTTGGAAACTTGTCATTCTCTCTCCGGCTCCCTCCCTCCACTTTCGATGTGACCTCTTTATTTCGCTCCTGTCTTGTTCCAGTCTCTCTAGgtcgctctttctctctgggGTTTGCTCAAAGCATTCTTTTAATTTTCTGTCCTTCTCTAACACTGTCAAGAGTTTCTCAAGCCACTTGTTTCCCCTCGGCTGTCGTATTTCCATCCCCTCCTCTGAAGAAGTGCTCTGTATTTAAGTGACTGGTTGGCTTAGGCCCACCGCTCACTGGGGATTGCAGCTTGCCCACTTATAGAGGATTAATAGTTTAATGAGGTCTAGACAAGAGCCAGTCAACCTGAAAACAATTATGTGGATAGATTTCTAatgattgtttttgtgtttggttaACCAGTATTGAATTATTCAACTGAGCTCTTTGCTGAGCTAAGACACCCTCGCCCGAGGGAAATTAAGACGTCTGTGTGTAAAATGCCAAAGTGACAATAGGCATGTAGAACAAGAAGAAGTTGATGAGCTGAGAGATACACTGTGCCTGCCCTTGTGGTGAGAAAGTGGTATTACACTTTGAAGGTCTCATCAAAATCAGCACTACTGCCACCAGCAAGTCACAGGTTGTAATGAAGCCACGCAACCATGAAGATATCTTGGGAACAAGCAGACATAATTGCCAAGTTCCCCCTTTTGTTATTCTTTTGGATAAGTCGGCTCAGGGTTAATATGCTTGTTAAAGGGTCACTGCTAATCTGGGTTTTAAATGGGCTTACAAGTCCAAATCCAATTCAGTGGTCATTTTATACTGCTAATACTGTTTGTCTTCCACATGATCGTATGCAGTGCTTTAGGTTTTTTTGCCATTATTTGTTGAGTATACAGCACTGTCACattaagaataataataataataataataataataataatattattattattattattattattattattattattattattattgtcagcATGACTGACAGGTCCATCACTGTGTGGAGTTGGAAATCATTAAGGGCACCAGCACTCATGATTTACCTGTCGATCTACTCGTGCATTTTACATAAATCACAAGACCTTTGGAAAAGAAGAATGAAACAAGGAAACGATAAGATGGAAtgtttggggtgtgtgtgtgtgtgtgtgtgtgtgtgtgtgtgtgtgtgtgtgtgtaagcttaCAGTAAGTATGACAGGAATGGATATAGGGCAGAAAGCGGCATCAAAATGGCCCACTTTGACAGACAGCCGCCGTTGGCATATTGGCCCCCGGTAATGACAGCAGGACAGAGGCAGAAACGGGCCACTGCTTTGGGTGCCAGTGGATTTGCATACAAAATGCTGCTTTGGCCAGACCTGGCCTTTATGGGAAATCCTCTTAATTCCGATCCATTCAAATTGAAATGGACTTTCTTGGCAGGAGCTGCAGCTCCCAGGAGCCAAATCATTTGCATGgtgtaatgtctttttttctttttctttacccACTCCTTCGCGTTCGTTTGTTTTCCAATCCTTGTGTTTGGCCTATTATTTGTTTCCTCCCATGTCGGCTCTATCTCATAATAGCGCTGCTATTTTTGTGTCAACAATTCATCCCGTTCCCCCGCCATCTCATTATGTGTTGTGTTAACAGTCTGTTGTTGCGGCATTATTCTTTGCGGATGATGGTGTTATCTGGGTTATTGACTTGTGTCGATGTATGTTCATTCACTGGGATTACCGCTCAGGTAAATACACTTCATTTGGGACTTTGGGGACTGTTCTCTGAGGGCCGTGCACCAGCagatatttctgtctttctgcctgtGCCACACTGCCATTGCCAGTTTCTCccttttttgttgtattttgttctctttttgtccctctttcactcacacaaatcagccaaaataacacttttctttctttctctctttcacactcCTCATGTCTGACGGTTTCCGTCTCCCTCTTTTGCCAATTAGCATCGTCTATTCTCCATCTTTCTTATGCTCTCAGCACAATTTTAATATGAAGGAGTTTGTCGATTCTCTCTGGCAAACAATTCagccaattttttttcttctactttcACTCTCCTACGCTCTCTTGTATATTCTCCGTCTTTCTTTCTCAGGGTGACGACTGGATCCTGCCTTCCTCTACGCTGACGCTGAGGAAGATGAGGGCAATGGATGAAGGACAGTACACTTGCATGGCCATGCATCCCTCTGTGGAATCACTAAGCAAGAAACGCAGTTTCAGCATCACCGTGCTGTCGGGTAAGAAAAGCCTATAGATCTAACTGGACAAGTCCTGTTATAGGACTTTATACTGACTGAGTGTAGAGCTGTCGTTTCCCGCTTCCTCTTTCCAAAAACTTTTTTGGGATTTCTTTGTAACTGTTCAACATCCCCACGTCATCAAGAGCATATGCAGAAGTTCTCATTTGTGAAAGTGTGAAACCTTTAAAACCCTACATTTCTAAAGAACTACAGGGTTGAGGTTAAAATTTATCTGCACgcaaaaatgataataaaaagtaGTAAAAAGACTGTGATGCTGTAATAAAGAGAGGTGAAGACATTTATGAAAACaccttactttaaaaaaggtgacaaagaaGTCCCACATTTAATTacctttaaaatgtcaaatgggAATATCTAAGATTATAGGGGACATTAATATGTTAtaaataacatatataaatagcAATGACAGAACTGTACCAACTTCAAAGGATAAGAGGATAATTATTAGATAAAAAAGAAGCAATCATTTTATCTAACCTTTTCACTTTCTGGCTGTCTGTAGCTTGTGTAGGTGGATGTCTACGAAGTGAcagttttttctttgtctgaATGACAAACTGTCTTATTTCTCATGAAACGTGAAAGTTGTATTCAAGTGGAGAACTAATTTCATTACAACATTATAGCTAATCCAATTTACGGGACTTCATCTGTCTTCATCATCTTTATCAGTGACCTGTGAGATGAATGCACTGTTTTAATGCACTGCAGTTTTTAAACACCGTCCTAGGATTCAAAAGCGTGGTGATTTCAATCGTTGAAATTATGCAACCTCTAAAAATCCAATTAAACCAATGCATGTTATTTATTATGGTTGAGTTGTCCTATTACTTCTGCAATTGACTCATTGGTCACTGCGCTCTACAGTGTCTCCAATATTTTTCTCTTAAGCACATGTTGTAATTAAAAAGGTAATCATTTCGagatgctggaataatgtttgCTCATCCTTGAAGGTGTGGTGAGAAAATGTTGCATGTCACTGCTGTTGCTCTAAAGTTACACTACAATATCGGTACAAACCTTAAGCAAAGATCCCTTGTGCCAAGAAATCCTCTTCACATATGGAATAACTGTATATGTGAACAGGCAAAGCTCTTCAGGCAAAAGTCTTTGTTGCTGCCTCAAATCCTCATAACCATAATTCTTCAATCCATGAAATCCGcaaatgttttatataatttgTTAATCTATGCACATGAAGGGGATAATcatgattttaaaaataataaaaggcaGACTTCTTGACAACCGGTGCTGTGTAAGGCAGCATGGCCATCTGAACTCTTTTCttccacaaacaaacaggaggtTGCCTTTAGAAGCTTTGCTGATCTCTGAGTCTGTGTGATGCATGTTTCCCTTCATGTCTGACTGATCTGTCCCACAGAGGATGCCGCCTGGTACGAGTCTAGTAATGGCCGTCTCATGTTGATGACCTCGGCGGCGGGTGTCTCTCTCTTGGTGTTCATCCTCTCCATGAGTGTATTCCTGTGCCGCAGGGCTAAGCAGACCAAGACCAGCAAGGGACCCATGTAAGAAACCACTGTTTGAGTGTTTGTGTCTGCTCCTCTTTCATAATAAGCAATCACTTTTCTCTTTACTTGTGATCTTGatctttattttaaattcaaaatgtGATGGATAACATGCCTCtgaatgtgtaatgtgtgtgcaccTGTGTGATTGTTTGATTTCTTTACTGCACTTTGTCCACA
This sequence is a window from Sander vitreus isolate 19-12246 chromosome 6, sanVit1, whole genome shotgun sequence. Protein-coding genes within it:
- the LOC144519382 gene encoding cell surface glycoprotein MUC18 encodes the protein MKVLLLAAVVALIHGSYATLLIKGPTQPVLEGEQFTLECLYSDSELNISEVHFEVFSKHMQSWRTVWERSWCYYSMEIEQTAESLLLSIPRAGSFYEGHYRCVSDNENVTAPDNSSQPLAVKVHYMGELSLSREGYTSYLGVPQELKVRLGDDVVVKCSASSSEEPSYYWNKDGDDWILPSSTLTLRKMRAMDEGQYTCMAMHPSVESLSKKRSFSITVLSEDAAWYESSNGRLMLMTSAAGVSLLVFILSMSVFLCRRAKQTKTSKGPIDDRSQKKPIYKASVESLPSTCADKQPLV